From the genome of bacterium:
CAATTTTATCCTCCTTTTTTAATAATGAGTTTAGATGCTTCACAACGAATCATATTTTTCCTTCTCACTTATTTAGACAAAAAAGGACTAAAAAAGTTCCGAGATTTTTTTATTGTCATTCGGGCGTTGCGAGGGATATCATCTTTTAGGATTGTGCGGCATGTTCCGGGTGCAGTGAGGAATTTCTCTCTATTCGTTATTTATCCATATAAATATTTATCTTTCCTGCAATTTCATAAAGTTTATTTTCGGTTAGTTGTATTTCCTTTTCTAATTCCTCATACTTTGTCAGCAGTGTTAGTTTTTCCCCTTTTTCCTTTTTTTGTTTTTCGTTTATCTCTGCTATTTTTTTTTCAGTTTCCTTAATCTCAGCCTTTAATCTATCCGCTTCTTTTGATAACACTTCGGCATTTATTCTTAAAGCTTCGTTTTCAGCTTTTTGAGCTTTTGTCTCTAAGTCTTTTGCCTTTTCTTCTGCCTCTTTGGCTTTAGCTTCCAAATCATCAGCTTTTATTTTCAAGTCTTTCGCAGTCGATTCGAATTTTTTATAATTCTTTTTTACCATTTCCAAAAATTCCCGGTTTTCTCTTTTTTTTCTCTCTTCAGGTGTTTCTGTCTTGATTTCTTCAATAATATCTTCTTTGGATTTCTCAAAGGAAATATCTTTTGACATCTTTTCTTCTAAAACAGCTTCTTTCTCAATTGGTTTTAAAGCTACCTCAACTGGTTTATTTTCATATCCGGTTTTTTCATCTGAAATTTCATTTTCAGGTTCAGTAAACGCCTCTTTTGGATATTTTTTTATGTTTTCTATTTTTTCTGCTTTTGTCGCAATTTGAATCTCAGGAATTGGGTGTTTATAGATATTTTTTATCAATAATGCAATTAGAAAAAGGGCTGCAACTTCCAATGGAATTTTAATGTAAAAAGGCAAAAACAATTTATCAATTAACAATTTTATTTTTGTCCGGCTTTCTAAGCGTTCATGAATCTTCTCTGAAATATTTAATGGGGCTTTAACTCTTTCTAAAGACTTGATCTCATCTATGCACAGTTTTAATGACTCATACTCATCCCTGCAGTCTTTACAGGTAAACAGATGTTTTTCAACAATATCCCTTTCTTTGTGACTTAACATATTATCAACATAATCAGATAATAGATTTTTAATTTCCCTGCAGTTCATCTAATCAATCCTTTGAGTTTTTCTTTTAAACTAAATCTTGCCCTTGCCAGTTTTGACTTCACTGTTCCAAGATTACACCGTGTTATTCCTGCAATCTCCTCATAGGACAATCCTTCTATGTCTCTTAAGATTATCATCTTCATTTGATCCTTTGGCAGTTTATTAATTGCCTTTTGGATAATTTTTTTTCTTTCCTTTTCCTCAAATTCACAATCAGGTGCCGGTGAATTATCCGCCACGTCATTCATCAAACCTTCCCTTTCTGTATCTTTTGAACCAGACAGGGAATTTGTCAATCTTTTAAACCGATATGGCAGGGAGTTTATTCTGTTTTTACAAACATTTATTGCAATGCGGTAAATCCATGTTGAAAAACTCGATTCAAACCTGAAATGTTTTACCGAAAGATAAACCTTAATAAATGTTTCCTGCGTTAAATCGTCAGCCTCTGTATAATCCCCTGAAAAACGATAACACAAATTAAATATTTTATCTTTATATCTTGGAACCAATATGTCAAATGCCAATTTATCACCTGACATTATTCTTTCAATTAAAGATTCATCATTATCAATTTGATTGCCTGGATTACTATCTCTGTTCATTTAGACAATTATTACATATAAAAGTTCCATATATTGCATTCGCAGGGCTAGTGCTCCAATATTTCCTTTAATTTTTCAATTTTATTGATTAAATCGCCGCTGTCTTTAAAAAATATTTCTATTTTAAATCCTTCTTCTTCCAGATTCGGCGGCAGAATTAAATTAAAACCTTTATTTTTAAAAAGATTCTTTCGTCCCTCTAATTCTTTTCTAAAGGCTGATATTTTTGGATACCGTTTTTCGCGAAGCCTTGAAACTAAAAACGCACCGCGGCCTGATTCCTTTAAGTTTCTCTCGATAATTTCTTTTTCAATTCCCGGGAGAAAATCTTTCAAAGAAATATTATCCCTCGCCTCGATCTCGGTCACGAGCTTTATCAATTCCTGCTGTTTATTAACACCCAGATAATACTTTCTGATCACTTCCGTCAAATATTCGCCTTCATTCGCGGAAAGTTCCGCAAGCGCCAAAGCCGTCTTTAAGGATATCTCACCGTTTTCTAAACTATTTTTAATAACTATCGGCAAATTTTCCAGCAGAGGATATTTGCTTAAAATGGCTTCATTTATTATCATAATTTTGTTACAGGCTCTAAATGTATTTCTGTGTATATAATAACAAAAATGATGTAAAATATGTTAAAAATAAAAAACAGGAGAATTTATGGCCATAATCGGACATATTGAAGAAATTAAGAAAAATAATAAATTTAATAAATTAATTAAAACCGGATTGGAATATCTTTGCAATATGAAAGAAACTGATTTCAAAAATATGGACATTAACGATAAAACAACAATAGGAATAGACGGAAATAGAATATTTGTG
Proteins encoded in this window:
- a CDS encoding zf-HC2 domain-containing protein; translated protein: MNCREIKNLLSDYVDNMLSHKERDIVEKHLFTCKDCRDEYESLKLCIDEIKSLERVKAPLNISEKIHERLESRTKIKLLIDKLFLPFYIKIPLEVAALFLIALLIKNIYKHPIPEIQIATKAEKIENIKKYPKEAFTEPENEISDEKTGYENKPVEVALKPIEKEAVLEEKMSKDISFEKSKEDIIEEIKTETPEERKKRENREFLEMVKKNYKKFESTAKDLKIKADDLEAKAKEAEEKAKDLETKAQKAENEALRINAEVLSKEADRLKAEIKETEKKIAEINEKQKKEKGEKLTLLTKYEELEKEIQLTENKLYEIAGKINIYMDK
- a CDS encoding sigma-70 family RNA polymerase sigma factor, whose product is MNRDSNPGNQIDNDESLIERIMSGDKLAFDILVPRYKDKIFNLCYRFSGDYTEADDLTQETFIKVYLSVKHFRFESSFSTWIYRIAINVCKNRINSLPYRFKRLTNSLSGSKDTEREGLMNDVADNSPAPDCEFEEKERKKIIQKAINKLPKDQMKMIILRDIEGLSYEEIAGITRCNLGTVKSKLARARFSLKEKLKGLIR